The window TTGAAGCatatggttttaggtattgggatCGGATCGGCTGATTCATATCGGTATTGGTCGTGACCGCTACTGATACCTCACCAATATGGATAGACTGATGTGGTATGGACATTCATTGTTTTGTTGATAGAAAAAATAATGTTTTGATCTTGTATCTGCTCAATAAGACCGATACAAGATCAGTTGCGCAGTTAAGAGGAAGATTCTCCAGATTTTATGTCAAGGGAAGGCAATTATTCTAAGGAGGCATTTGAGGATTCCATCAAGGCCGTTGAGGTGGTATAATCAGATATGGAGGATGAGGAGGATGCTGTGGTGGCTCATTCAGATATTGAGGATAAGGATGATGAGTGGACAAAAGATTTGTTGTTTGCTCAAGATGTTAAgctcaagaaaaagaaaaaagaaataaaaaaaacaaaaagaacgagaagaagaagcattCTCTCATCAGCCTCAGGATGAATCTCTCGAGTACAATGAACCAGACAATGAGACCTTAGTGATTGATCAATCGGTTGATGACGTGATTTGGGTTGTAAATGTGGATGACAATCCCATTTTGTGTGGGGTCAGGTTGGAGGAAGATTTGGGAAaatctttcctttttatttcgTATTGGCATGCAGCCTACTTAATTGGTCTCTCTCGAGTGGAAGATTCAAAGTTGAAGCATATCAAGGTGGTAATTCATCTTGTATGACAATCTACAGGAAACGTCAAATTTGAAGTAAAAAGAAGGGGGAGCTTCATTGGGAAGTCTCTGCTTGGCTTCGAATGTTAGTTCCCGGATTAGGTTTATTgcttattttctttgtttagcCGATTGAAAAATCTGATGTTTCATAGAAGATTGCCATGTGAACTCCTTTTAGGACGGCCAAAATTTGATTTTCGAGCAGTCCTTGGGATGAcgtttttgtttctattttttttcccctctttctctttgtttgttcGATCCTAGTGTTTCTTGGTGTCGTCTTTGCCTTGTAATATGTTTTCCCATCTTTTGTGGTTTAATATATTTGTtaactaaaaataataatatttacaatcgatacgtattgataTCAATATTGATAATCGATATTGCCGGCGACAGATCGGTGCCAATACCGTGAACTATATCCGGATTTCTGTACATAAAATTCATTAATTTGAATAGAAATTAGATTTTAGGTTGGGGTTCTCTGAATTTATATTAGATAATGTTGTCTAGACTCCAAACAACAAGCTGCCATGTAAATGACGCATGGccccaaagaaacaaaaagaatgaAGAGTGGGCGTTAGTCCACCACAATCCCCCATAAATTATAAATCGGCCATAACTTCATTAGGAAGGTGACTCCCACGTCTTATTTTTCTGCAATGCAACCTCTGGATTGTGAAAGGGTGATGAGAATTAATCCTTTTTCGGACATGGATTTGGACCAGCAATTCTCCACTAAAGGTAAAAAACCTTCTTTGGAGAGTCTGTACGGGCGGCATAGCTTCCTCTACGGCCTTGCGTCAAAGAGAGATTATGGTGGATCcttagtagggatgtaaacggatcggattcagatcggatacggatcggatgtgatcggagccggatattccctggctgaatacggatacctctaaatggattcggatgcggatcggattcggattttcgaccatccgtttacatatctgccttgtgtaacccggaccttcctccccctagcggatacaattctctctcaatccatatctcttagaacatgattctcttttcatcatattctagaacttgtttaatcttcaaaaaccctaaaaatcattatttacttaattttttattattaagtattcggattttttttcggacggattttaatcggagtattcggattattttccggatatctctaaacgaatacggatgcccctaaacgaatacggatgcgaattcagattcagatttcggttatccatttacatccctgatCCTTAGTGCCAACGGTGCGGCGCAAAAGTGGGGACGGTGGATCATATTTTCCTTCACTGTCCATTTACAAGTGCAGTTTGGTTCGACTGCAATCTCACATACATTGTTCCAAGCCACAATGAATCTTCGGTGTCCCAATGCATTGACGACTGGACCTCATTTTCCACTCATGGGAAGAAAATCTATAAGGATTTGGCGTCTCTATGTACGTTTATTTGCAGGTTCTTGTGGATCGCTCGTAATGAATTTATATTTGCACATTAAGAGATGGACTCCTATTGAAGGTATTGAAACGGCTTGAAGGGCTTGGTCGGAACTTATCAATGCTCCACCTTTGCATGAGCATGTGTTGGCGGGTTATTAATCTTTAGCAACCTCGGAGTGGTAAACTCTAACCCATCCGGTTATGAAGTTGAACTGTGATGCCTTTTTCTTAGCAAAAGAAAATCGTGGAGGGATGGGTTTTTTGGTGAGAAATCATAAGGGAGAGGTGTATCGTCGCAGTTTTGGAATCTTGTTCGTTTGATAATGTGTTGATAGGAGAAGCCATAGCGGTAAGGCAAGGATTATTGAAGGCTATCTCCGAAGGAATCGATAATTTGATCGTGGAAAGTGATAATCAAGAACTGGTAGCGGCACTTCGATCTGAGTCTTGTAATTTCCCTTTTATTGTTTGTCTTATTGTATCAGATATTAGGTATCTTTTAATTTGCTTTGAGTCATGTAATTTGCAGTTTATCTCAAGAACCGCTAATGGTGTAGTAGATGCTCTTGCAATGAAGGTCTTGTCCGTTGTCGGTAGAACATCTTGGCCACTTTCCGATCCCTGCTTATCTGAGCTtcttcagtcagattccaggAGTGTAACTCGCTTTTCTGAATAGATTGActttttaccacaaaaaaaaaaaaattaatacttttttttaaaGTGATGTGAATCTTATGTAATTGTTGGATTTGGTCATGTGCcaaattttagatttaaatttattggaaaagagaatgccactTGGTCATGTGGCACACGTTGTTCCTGAACCTTGATACAAGGGTGCATGAAATGATCGTCGCACCCCCTTGAACTTAGAAAATGATCAGGAGTGCAGTAGTCATTTTCATGCCCTTGTGTTAAGGCGCAGGGGCAATGTGTTTGCTACGACCTGATGggattctttctcccatttttttttatgagaataaAGCGATTAAACATTAACAAAATAAATAGTTTACAACATCATCCTTATTGATAGCCTCTCAACCCTTGccgtcacagcccatatttcgGTTGTAGAAATCATCTAATCTGTTTTTTCTATCCCAAGTAAAAATCTCTCATAGTCATCCCTTGCTTTTTCCCCCCCATTAGTATAGTTTTTAAATGATCTATTTATCGGCATGTACTTGATTATTTCTGTGGCTttagattttgtattttctttgcCACTTGGCCGACTTATTTTGAATTGAAACTTTATTTGTGAATTGAGCACCTCAAGGTGTATTTGTCCAAAAGCAGTTCACTATATTTTTGTGCAGTCTAGAGAATATCCTCTAGAGTCTAGAGAAACTCTTTCTATGCACAAGAggggcaagagattgctgccTGGTCCCTATACCAAAGGAGTGGCCAAAGAGTGTGTGTAGTGGCATCAACATTGGATAGAAGTCTTTTATTTCATAGGAAGCGAGACAGTAAATTTGCACGCTcgtgtgtctaggtgtagggtTCACGtgacctaggggtgtcaatacccaacccgaaccgatgaaaccggcccgaacgaGCCCGAAtgagcccggaccacaccggactgaactcttaatggttcggtttggtttgtggatccaaagaggcaaacggtttggtttagtttgggctagcccgacggtgcaccggtagcccgaaccgttaggcccgaacccaaaccgaaccgacctagCCCTAAATtagtaaatgcctaatgccccattgtcccctaaatgtgttgtgatagtttctcactttatctcatatcctttgttagtgattacccaaccaattgtatccataggccataggacataggatacaaaaatgcattgtatttgaaatattttatgtacttataagagaaagaaaagaaaaattagcactaaccggaccttactagttatataaaatcggtaccaaatcgaatccaaaccgatatcaacccgttatcataaatcgaaaccgacacgaaaccaaaccgcaccgaaaccgaacatttcttaatggtttggtttcgatttctataaaagtcacaccgaaaccgaaaaaccCGAATCGAAACCGGCTCGAActggcccattgacacccctaacgtGACCAAGCAACGTTCATTTTCCCAAACAAGAGCATAATATATATTGAGTTTTCTGTCTAACTACGTAGTGTATGCTAGCGCCTCCCTATGTCGTCTATCACTCACCTCCTACATTAGGGGGCAAATATGCCATTTTATAGAAAGGAGgatagagatagacacaagaaGATACTAACATACGCTTTGTAGCCTGGGAGAGttcttttcccatatataaTATTAGAGAAAAGTACAACAGTTGGCGGTGTAAAATAAAATCTTTCTGCATGACGGTACCGCACTAATCACTTTTGTAAATATCTGATAATACCCTTAAACTCGCTACTTTGGatccaaaataccccaaaagcCATCCCTtgttttataatatatatattttttgggggaagTGTTCTCTGTTAgggagcgtggcccctgcacaTGCACAGTGAATCAAATGGGGCATTATTTACCCATTTCATGGGGACAAGGTGGTTATTTTGTCCTTATGTATCTTAGTGTAGGGTGTACGCTCCcagatagtttttttttttttttttccattttgtttttataatACTTAAGGAATCCCTTTATTAGGGGAACAATAAGTTAGCCCATGGCCCTAGCTTTTATAACTATCCGGCAGGTCATGTAATTACCCACACCCTCCGattgaacaaaaacaacaatcctaattttatcccaactaaatggggttggcgaCATGATCCGATAGAAGCTATGGTAATAAAAGAAATaggagaaataaaaagaagtaaaaagaagaagaatagaaaataagtaaaagaaaaaatcaaagcatTAGTCAAAatagcatcccaggaacatttTCCTACAAGGGTCAGGTTGGTTACACGGGtctttgtcctccaaacaatTCTATCTGCGATCATACTAGGATCAAACCCTATcatatgcatatcctttcttaccacttctccaataatCATCTTAGGCTTGCCCCTACCTCACTCCTGGTTGAAATAAAACCCTTAGTCTTTCTTATCTTTACTCTCTCGAGTAGAGATAAGAATTCTCATGCGCCAAAATCTATGTTTAATGAGAGTTctacctctttcctcttctgCTATGATTTCAATTTGGCTAGTTAAGTTGCATTTagtttcatggtatcagagtgccATAGCCAATCTCTGTCGATTCTGGTTTTGTCAATGGAGTATTGAATGGTTTAAAACCAAGACTATATACTTGTGAAGGAAAACTattgcctatttgaaacctactgatattttatgaaaagaaacaattatcttaaaaaaaaaaaagaaaaattaagtgAAAAGCTCTCACACATCCGCTTGAGAAAAATTCTCTATGACAGTCATATATGGTAGTGCCCCATAGAAGATTGATTGATAACCCCCATTAGGGTATTTAATATACAAAGTTTCAGTCGCATATGATGTGCTATTTATCAGAATTAGGTGTCCCCATTAGGGTATTTAGTATCACTACCTTtgttatataaaaataaataggcTAACATTGCCTATACAATGCATTgttcattattatttatttattttttctagggtaaattacatgtcaccccgtagttttcaaacgaaactcagattaccccttggtttttgaaaaaattcaaatcattccttctatagtaacggtgttagtctgttgttagttattagtgtgaaaggactattttacccttgtactaaaacattagaattaaatttacaatactacccttcatcttcaacattggtaaaggtagtttagggatttaaatttatttaactagatgacatcatcacttaacaacataaaactagcgatagagactaatttgtcatattggggtctaaatcaTGGGGTTatatgagttttttcaaaaaccaagaagtggtctgagtttcgtttgaaaaccaaggggtggcGTTTAACTTACCCTTTTTCTATCTTTCACTCTGAAACTCAACCAATAGGTATGTATCACCATTATTTATAtcatttttttggtaggaaCCATTATTTATATCATTCACTCATACTAGAATCGAAGAACAACACGAGCAAACATGGCTTGTCCATATTGGACTTCTTGCATGTGTACAGTCTCAAAGCAAACCCTATAGTTCCTGCATTAATCACAAAATCATCTTATTACTAATCTTAATTAAACATGTTAATTTGGTTTAcaaatttagagagagagagagagagatgtacaTGGTGAAAAATGCATGGACTTGTCTTTTGCTGATTGGGTATCCACGAGAGAGAATGTGATGAAGAGAGAGTGCTATCATCAGGTGCGATTTGGAGGTCAGATCTATAAGGGCTCGGTTTCATCATGGGTTACTTCCTTCTAAGGACAATTAGAAGGAAGACTAGCCCATAGTGGACTcggggaaagggggggggggggagtccaAAGTCAGATATTAGAGAAATAACAGTTGTCAGAGTTGGAGACGGAAAGCTCGTTGCAGAACTCAAAGATGAATCCAATAGACCAGTAGAGTGAGAGTTGAGTTTTTGTTATCTTTTGCTGAGTGTGGTCTCCTTATTTATATGATGTCCCTAGAAATGTCATTTCTGTCCTTTGGATCACGTATTCCTTAGGTAGACGGGAAATCAATGGCTGAACTGATGTTGTGAGCAGTTATTCCTTTTGTGAGCCATGTGTAAAGTTCTTCGTGCATGGTCTCATAGATCATGCTTGGTTCTGGCCCAATAAACGTGTCACTTGTTTATTGGAAGCCTATCAAGAAATATTGCCAAGACCTTATGACATGTCTCTCTCATGGATTTCGAGCCGGCTGTGGGAGATCTTTTCTTTACTCCATGATATTTCATCTTTAATAAATGATGTGGGTAATGTTTGTATTAAGAAAATGGATAGCAATGTTATCTTAGGTCGTGCATAGGCTAgctaattaaaataattataagatAGACTTAGATTAACTTTTGATTAATTAATATAATTTCTTTTGCTttgtcataaaaaaaacaaaagaaataatattaaaaagGCAAAGATTGGCTGTGCTGGGCAGTTAGGTAGTTTTTTAGACTtatcttttaattgtttaaacTCTGTTTGACAGAGAAAAAATGAAGTGATTTGATGGAGTTTgaatatttcaaaaatttccGTTCCCTGCCAAAGCTAATCCAAAACCACTCAATGAGACATCAGATTTGATGATATACTCAAAAAACGGTCCAGATTTCTTGGCGCTAGGTAATGGACGGCTGGACTTTAAATCTCATTACGCGGTTTTGTTAAGAAAACAGCTGCCTCTCCCTCCATACAAAGAGGAGGCTAGTggagagaaaaaagaggaaaaaagagcatctcccctctctctctctagaaacttgaaactaagaaagaaaacaaaaaggccaaaaggcaaaaaaaaaaaccaagaaaggaATTTTTGTTAACAGCGACCACCTCTGACGTTCAGTTTTCCGGTCAGTCCTCTACAGGGCTGCCGGGATTCTGCTCGTAGAGAGTTCTGGTTCGAGTTCGACGATCTATGACGACGATGGGTCATGAGATTAGCAAACCCTTCTCCATTGAATACGATGAAGAAGACTGCTCCATTGAATACGATtcagaagaagacgaagaatacgaagaagtagaagaagaagaagaatacgaagaagaagaatacgaagaagaagacgacgTGTGCATAGAGCTGACACCCCATAAGAAGGAAGCAATGCTCGAATTCAGATGCATATTGCAAGATGCCATCATGAATAATTATCTCTTCTCTAAGGATAGCCATAGCCATGGCCATAGCCATCGCCATAGCCATAGCCATAGCCATAGCCATATCCATCGCCATAGCCATAGCCATAACCAATTCATATGCAAATTGCAAGATGCCATCATGAATAAACATATCTTCCATAGCCATAGCCATGGCCATAGCCATAGTCATGGCCATAGCCATGGCCATAGCCATAGCCATAACCATGGTCATAGCCATAACCATGACCATAGCCATGGCCATAGCCATAGCCATAACCATGACCATAGTCATGGCCATAGCCATAAACATGGTCATAGCCATGACCATGGCCATGGCCATAGCCATAGCCCTAGCCATGGCCATAGGCATGGCCATAGGCATAGCCATGGCCATAGCCATAGCCCTAGCCATGGCCATAACCATGGCCATAGGCATGGCCCATATGGCCATAGCCATGGCCATAGGCATAGCCATAGCCCTAGCCATGGCCATAACCATGGTCATAGGCATAGCCATGGCCATAGCCATAACCATGATCATAGCTTGGGATCGGAAGAGAATCTCTTGGATATCTCCCTTTGGGGAGTCCCTCTGTTACCCAGTGAAGGTCACGATGGCACCGATATCATCCTGTTGAAGTTCTTAAAAGCCAAAGATTTCAAGGTTTCTGAAGCATTCGAGATGCTTCGAAAGACTTTGATATGGCGGAAGGAATTCAAGACTGATGGGATTTTAGAAGAGAAGTTTGATTCACAATTTGAAGACTCACGGTTGTCATATTTCTGTGGTACTGATAGAGATGGTCGCCCACTGTTGTACAATTACGTAGGGGTTTATAAAGACAGAGATTTGTACAAGAAGACATTTGGGACAGAGGCTAAACACGAAACATATGTGCGTTGGAGAATCCAAGTTATGGAGAGGGGTTTACAAAAGTTGAGCTTTAAACCTGGTGGGGCTGATTCAATTATTAGTATTATGGACATGAAGGACTCACCGGGTCCCCGGGCGATTAAGGAGCTGCGATTTCTCGGCAACAAAGTCATTTGGATGATGAATGACTTCTACCCAGAGACCATTCGAAGATTTGTGAGTGTTCAATGCAGCCCTTCCTTCTGTTGTTTaggatttttctgtttttttttaattctttttaacTGCTctatcatcaaatcatcagtTTAATTGTTGGATTGATTTTGCAGATGTTTCTTCAACTATTTTCATTTcaattattgatttttttttttttggaaaattgggAGATTTTTAATCTAGGTCTTGGAGTGCATGCCACTAACTGAAGTTAGATTTCCATGAAAGAAGTCATACCATGGCTAACTATATGTATTTAATGTGAAGGATATGAAAGCGATCATAGCCCCTGTTAGCCTATTTAGTCTCATAAATTGCTTTAAATTgcttctttgttttgcttgcAAACAAACGTCTATAATATATCTGTGGCTTCTAGTGTTCTCATTCTCAACTTCTTGTTTGGCGGCACTCACTGAAGCTAGATTGCCATGAAAGAATTGACTTACTATGAAGGATATGAAGTTCATAGCCCCTGTTTAGCCTGTTTcatctcaactcaactcagccttatctcaactaaatgggtttgcccccccccccccccctccctgtTATCTTGTTTAGTCTCATAGATTT is drawn from Telopea speciosissima isolate NSW1024214 ecotype Mountain lineage chromosome 1, Tspe_v1, whole genome shotgun sequence and contains these coding sequences:
- the LOC122643372 gene encoding patellin-4-like, which gives rise to MAIENLLDISLWGVPLLPSEGHDGTDIILLKFLKAKDFKVSEAFEMLRKTLIWRKEFKTDGILEEKFDSQFEDSRLSYFCGTDRDGRPLLYNYVGVYKDRDLYKKTFGTEAKHETYVRWRIQVMERGLQKLSFKPGGADSIISIMDMKDSPGPRAIKELRFLGNKVIWMMNDFYPETIRRFIFLNVPLWFYAYHTITCKILDLRNRKKFIFVRPTSVAKTLTKSTAPEQLPVQYGGLRRENDDEFSPENKVLEMTVGAGAIESIQIPVHEPGVTVVWDVTVVGGDVVYREEFIPEDECSYTILIQKDKKMETCIRNSFYINEPGLILLTIDNGGFKKKKVFYRLKSKPTVPMHMLCSH